From a single Nicotiana tomentosiformis chromosome 2, ASM39032v3, whole genome shotgun sequence genomic region:
- the LOC104088373 gene encoding expansin-A13-like, protein MLVLLLLVAFTLCSTRSFAHSHYNWSPSSTTTEWRPARATYYAAADPRDVVGGACGYGDLERNGYGKSTAGLSTVLFDRGQICGACFQVRCVEDLRWCIPGTSIIVTATNFCAPNYGFEPDGGGHCNPPNAHFVLPIEAFEKIAIWKASNMPIQYRRIKCRKEGGVRFTLDGAGIFLSVLVSNVAAAGDIVAAKIKGSRTGWLSMGRNWGQNWHINADLKNQPLSFEITSSDGVTLTSYNVAPKNWNFGQTFQGKQFES, encoded by the exons ATGCTAGTGCTACTATTGCTAGTAGCATTCACACTCTGTTCAACGAGGTCGTTCGCCCATTCCCACTATAACTGGTCTCCATCTTCCACCACCACAGAGTGGCGACCAGCACGGGCCACCTACTACGCCGCCGCGGACCCACGTGATGTTGTGGGTGGCGCGTGCGGATACGGGGATTTGGAGAGAAACGGTTACGGCAAATCCACAGCTGGTCTTAGCACTGTGTTGTTTGACAGGGGTCAGATCTGCGGCGCGTGCTTTCAAGTCAGGTGCGTGGAGGACCTGCGGTGGTGCATTCCCGGTACATCAATTATTGTGACGGCGACGAATTTTTGTGCTCCCAATTATGGGTTTGAACCAGATGGTGGGGGCCATTGTAACCCTCCTAATGCACATTTTGTGTTGCCCATTGAAGCCTTTGAGAAAATTGCTATTTGGAAAGCTTCCAATATGCCCATTCAATATCGCAG AATAAAGTGCAGAAAGGAAGGAGGAGTTCGGTTCACTCTCGATGGTGCTGGAATATTCTTGTCAGTTCTAGTCAGTAATGTTGCAGCCGCAGGTGATATAGTGGCAGCAAAAATTAAGGGTTCCAGAACAGGATGGCTTTCTATGGGTAGGAATTGGGGCCAAAACTGGCACATCAATGCTGATCTGAAGAATCAGCCACTTTCTTTTGAGATTACTAGTAGTGATGGAGTCACATTGACATCTTACAATGTTGCTCCCAAGAACTGGAATTTTGGTCAGACCTTTCAAGGAAAGCAGTTTGAATCATAG